The nucleotide sequence GGTGACCTCATCCCGGATGCGACCGTCGATCAGAAGGTGGCCTCGGGATTCAACCGCTGTAACGTGACGACAGGCGAAGGTGGCTCCATCGACGAAGAGGTTCTGGTCCGTTACGCGGTGGACCGGACGGAGGCTCTTTCGACCGTCTTCCTGGGACTGACACTTCAGTGCGCCGTTTGCCACACGCACAAGTTTGATCCGATCTCACAGAAGGAATTCTACTCGCTTTACTCGTATTTCTATTCGATGGCCGATGCCGCGATGGACGGCAACGCGCTGTTGCCTCCTCCGATCCTGAAGCTTCCTTCAACCGAACACACGACACGGCAGCAGGATCTGCTGAACGAGCTGGCCGCGTTGCAGCAATCGTCCGCCACCGCTCTCGCCGCAGCGACGGCCGCTTACGTTGATCCCCTGGCAGGGAAAGACTTGCCGGCCGATGCCCTTTCTGTGCTGCGTCTGGAGACCGTCTGGGTGGATGACGAGCTTCCTCCGGGGGCACAGCCTGCGGGTGATTCCCCCTGGCGGTTGATCACCAAGGGAGAAGGTCCCGTTTTTTCGGGAGAAAAGGCCTCCAGCCGCACCGCGACGGGTCTGTCGCAGCACTTCTTCACAGGCGCGAATCCCCCCTTGAAGATTGGCGAAGGGGACACGCTGTTCGCCTACGTTTATCTCGATCCGGCGAACCCGCCCCGCGCCATCATGCTTCAGTTTAATGATGGTAGCTGGGAACACCGGACCAACTGGGGGGACGAAGACGCCATCGGATTTGGTGCCAAGAATACTCCAGCCAAACGAATTGCAGGTCCCCTGCCGAAGACGGGAGAATGGGTACGGCTGGAAGTGAATGCGGCTGATGTGGGACTTCCTGCAGGTGCCAATCTCAACGGCTGGGCATTTACACAGTTCGGCGGTACCTGCTACTGGGATAAAGCCGGAATCGTGTCACGGGCCGCCCCCGCTGCTACCGATTTCCAGTCGCAGATTGCCTGGGAACAGGCGCAACAGCCGACGCCAAGCACGACGTATCCCGCGCCGATACAGGAGATTCTGAAGCTCGCTTCCGCTGCGAGAACACCGGAGCAACAGCAACAGTTGCGCGACTACTTCCTGCAGCACGTGAACGTGGACACGCGGGACACGTTTGCGAAGTTGCGAACCAGCATCGCCGAAAATGAAAAGCAGCGTGCCGATCTGGACGCGGCGATTCCGGCAACGATGGTCAGTGCGGACCTGCCGCAGCCACGCGAAGCCTTCATTCTGATCCGGGGTGCTTACGATAAAAAGGGGGAACGGGTCGAACGTGGTGTTCCCGCTGTGTTGCCACCATTACCCGAAGGTGTGCCCAACAATCGACTGGGACTGGCACAATGGCTGGTGGCTCCGGAACATCCACTGACGTCCCGCGTGGTCGTGAATCGCTACTGGCAACAGTTCTTCGGGACCGGCATCGTGAAAACGGCCGAAGACTTTGGGGCTCAGGGGACATGGCCTTCCCATCCTGAACTGCTCGACTGGCTCGCCACCGAGTTCATTCGCACCGGGTGGGATGTCAAACGCATGCACAAACTGATGCTGATGTCGGGCACGTACCGACAGTCGGCAAAGGTCTCGTCCGAACTGCTGAGTCGTGATCCGGAAAACGTCTTGCTGGCACGAGGCCCTCGTTTCCGATTTGATGCGGAAGTGATTCGTGACTCGATCCTGTTCGCCAGCGGCCTGTTGGTCGAGCGGGCCGGCGGGAAGAGTGTCAAACCGTACCAGCCAGAAGGAATCTGGGAGGCGGTGGCCTTTGTGGGCAGCAACACGCGTGAATTCAAACCGGATGCGGGGGAATCCCTGTACCGTCGCAGCCTTTACACATTCTGGAAGCGGACGGCACCACCTCCATCGATGTCGACCTTCGATGCCCCTTCGCGAGAGAACTGTACGGTGCGGCGTCCAAGGACGAATACGCCGCTGCAGGCGCTGGCGCTGATGAATGACAAGCAATACGTCGATGCGGCCCGCAAGCTGGCTGAGCGGATGTTGCGTGAAGGGGGCGAGACGCCTGAAGACCGACTGGTCTATGGCTTCCGCTGGGTGACTGCCCGTCGTCCGTCCGCACGGGAACTCGAAGTTCTCAAGGGGACGCTGGATAAGCAGCGGGCTCAATTCCAGGCCGACACCAAAGCTGCAGAGCAATTGCTTGCCTATGGCGATTCTCCCAGAGATCCCCATCTGGAGACCGCTGAGTACGCTGCCTGGACAATGCTCGCGAACCTGCTGATTAACCTTGATGAAACCATTACGAAGTAGTTTCCGTGGCTTCGACCACGATCCGCTTCCATGAACACCTGTCACGCCGAACTCAAGAGGATTCCATTATGGACCCTTTACTCGAATACAAACTGGCAATGACGCGTCGGCACTTTTTCAGTCGATCCGCAACAGGCTTGGGGGCTGCCGCATTGGCCTCCTGCATAAATCCCAGCATTTTCGCCAGTGATGTGGCCAGCGAGGGTGGTCGTGAGACTTTTGGTGTGATGCCGGCGATGCACCACGCTCCAAAGGCCAAGCGAGTCATCTGGCTGTTCATGGCAGATGGTCCTTCGCAACTGGATCTGTGGGACTACAAGCCGAAACTGGGTGAGTACTTCGATAAGGATCTTCCCGAGTCGGTTCGGAATGGTCAGCGAATCACCACGATGACCTCGGGGCAGACGCGGTTTCCTGTTGCCCCCTCGATGTTCAAGTTTTCCCAGCATGGTCAGAGCGGTGCGTGGATCAGCGAACTGCTGCCAGAAATGGCCACGGTCGCCGACGACATCAGCATCATCAAGTCAATGAATACCGACGCGATTAACCATGATCCGGCGATTACGTTCATGACGACCGGCAGTGAGATTTCAGGCCGTCCATCGCTGGGAGCCTGGTTATCCTACGGCATCGGCAGTCCGAATCAGGATTTGCCGTCGTTCGTCGTACTCATCTCGCGACTCGCTTCGGGGGGAATGAATCAGGCGTTGTTCTCACGGATGTGGGCTTCGGGCTTTCTGCCCACCAAGCATGCCGGGGTGTCGATGCGGTCCTCGGGTGATCCCGTGCTGTATCTGTCCAACCCTCCGGGGGTCAGTGGAGGAATCCGTCGCCAGATGCTGGACGGACTGGGGGAACTGAACCAGGAACGTCTGGCCGAAGTGGGTGATCCGGAAATTGCTGCCCGTATCGCCCAGTACGAGATGGCTTACCGTATGCAGACCTCCGTCCCGGAACTGGCCGACATCTCGAAAGAACCGAAGCATGTGCTCGAGATGTACGGGCCTGAAGTCACCCAGCCAGGTTCCTTCGCCTACAACTGTCTGCTGGCCCGACGACTGGCCGAACGAGGCGTTCGGTTTACCCAGGTCTTCCTCCGCGGTTGGGACCATCACGGCAGCTTGCCAGGACAGATTCGCCAACTGACGAAAGTTGCGGACCAACCCTGTGCGGCGCTGATCAAGGACCTCAAGCAACGCGGGATGTTGGAAGACACCTTGCTCGTGTGGGGAGGCGAGTTTGGGCGTACCGTTTACAGCCAGGGGACCCTGACGAAAGACAACTACGGCCGCGACCATCACCCGCGAAACTTCACAATGTGGATGGCAGGTGGGGGTGTCAAAGGGGGCCTGGTGCACGGGGAGACCGACGACTTCAGCTACAACATTACGGAAAAACCCGTTCATGTGCATGATCTGAATGCCACGATTCTGCACCTGCTGGGCATCAATCACGAGAAGCTGACATACCGGGCACAGGGGCGGGATTTCCGTCTGACCGATGTCCATGGAAAGATCGTGACCGACATCCTGGCCTGATCCATTGGGGCCTGAGGGACGACAAACTCGGACCCCACATATACTGAATCAGAAAGACCGGCTTGATGCGGGGTAAGGGACCCCAGTCATGCCGGTCTTTTCGTGCGAGGAATGTTTTTTCAAACGGCGCCGCGAACCGTTCAGTCGAACGTCCCGAGTGTCACTGTCTGATATCACCGCCGAAGGTGCTTGCCCCGCGGTGGGATGACAGGACGTAGGAATGCGAAAGCCCAGTTCGCGATGGTCCGCAAATCATCCGTCAAAGAGCAATCAACAGCGCATTCAACGAAAAGACCCAGGTCCTGCATCATTCCGATGAGGCCTGGGTGTTTTGACTTTAACCAGCCCGATGGTGCTCGGATTCCCCTTCAAATGGCCCGTGCTGAATCGGGTGATCCCTTTCTCGCCTGGACCACCAGAACCGGGTCGTCCGAGGTTGCTCACCTGGAGGAAACGTTTTGCGGCTGACGCCGTCCCGGTCGCTGTGATGACGGGGCAATCGGGGTTCGCCGAGAGCCTGGCCCGAACGTATTCGGACCTGGCGACCGAGCAGCGTGATTGTCTTGCGATGACTACTTGATCCGGGGGATTTCCATGAGTTCGGGAATCGGATCGAAGACCCACGTTTGCAGAGGGGGCAGTTTTGCGTTCGGGCGACTGTTGGGGTTCAGAAGGCTCAGCGACTTGCACTTCAGTTCGTATTCGCCCGGGGCTGTTCCTTCATAGGTGGCGTGAAACATTTCGGCGAGGCGGCGAATATCGGGATCGTTGGGCGAGTCGAAGCCGCCGATCGTCACGATCGACTGAAACTTGTCGTGATAGACATAAGACTCGAAACGTTCCCCCTTCAGGCATTCACGAATGGCATCGTTACTTTGTCGCAAGGCGTAGGTGAGTTGGGCGGCGTCTTCCCCTGCACGGACAAGATTGTAAGGGCCCGACTCTCCAATCATCTTATCGAAGCTGGCTTCCTGCCCTGTGAACTTGCTGTTACCCAGAGGAATGGCGGATTTGCCGGTGAAGGTGGCGACTTTGAGTGTGTACTTGCGGGGGACGTTCACCAGGGCATAGTCGATCCCTGAATTCAGGTACTTGGCCATGCTATCGGGTTTCTGACGGACCACGTCACCGGCCTGGCGAAGTGGGTTGATGGTGAGAAATGCCGAAGCAAAGGGACCTTTTGTTCCATCCGAGATTCGGACGACCGCGCCTGATTTGGGGTCTGACATGAATTTGGGTTTGAATTTCTTGATGTAAGCCAGGGTCTTTTGCGCCGGCTGATCATCGACTTTTTCATAATTACCCGCCAGAACGCAGATCATGTCTCGCTGAGCGGCAAAGACTCGCTTATCGGGATTCCCCAGGCGGTCATGTGTTTCAATTGTCTCTTTCTTGGCATCGCGCGAGAACGAATAGGCGGGGATCCCCTTGTCGCGAAGTTCGTGAACCAGTTTGCTGGCAGCCTCTTCGGCGGTCAGCCCTTCCTTCTTACGGTCTGCGTCATAAACATCGCGGAACGTGGCAACCATCACCATCCACGGGCCGTGTTTTTCCGTCAAGCGGTACTCTTTTGCGGGATCGTTTTCAATCGCGAGCAGGGACGAAAGAGGAACCAGTGTGAGGACAGAAAGGAACAGGATTCGAAGTGGGAATTGGGTAGGCACGACAGACTCCATTCTGACTGGATTGCACGTAACGACTTGAAATGAGAGGTGACAGACCTGATCGCGGTATCGTCGCAGCCCGTCGTATCTACGACACCGATCGTAGTAACAAAGTCCGCGACCAATAAACTTGAGGGGAGATTTCAAATTCGTGTGGGCGGGAACGTATCAGCAACCATTTTTTGTGTCCAGAGGCAGTTTTTTCCGGTCTTGGCACGCCTCGTGCGTAATCCCGGTTTGACCAGTCTCAGTTGTAAAACGTTCTCATCTGACCTGGGTACAAGACACCATTTTGCCTCGTACCTTTCCGGCCAAATCAGATCGAATCAACTCGACAAAGGGAGAATTCTGCTGCCATGGATGGCTCAGCTCGTCCCTTTGTAAGAATGTCCGTCGGCTGGCGGCAGAAATTGGCAGATTTACAAAAGGCACGGAGGCCGAATACATGCAGCATCGAGTTTCTCTGCGCGGTCGTGCGACCGCTTCGCTCTGGACAATGCTCGTTGCAACTCTCCTGGTGGTGGTCGCGTGCAGTTGGATTACGGCGACCAGCATCTCTGCTCAGGCCGCAGACCCCAACAATATTCTCCTGGACTTCTCGGCCAAGTGGTGTGGCCCGTGTCAGCAGATGAGTCCCATCGTTTCCAAGCTTGAACGTCAGGGTTACTCCATCCGTCAGGTGGATATCGACGTGGAAAAGGGACTCGCAGAGAAGTACCACATCGAGAGCATCCCCTGCTTCGTGCTGATTGCCAACGGTCGCGAGATCAGCCGTATCAATGGGATGACTGATGAGAAAAAGCTGAAAAGCATGCTCATGATGTTGCCCAAGCAGAATGGCGATGACGCGATGGCCAGCCTTCCCCCCTCCCGGAAGGGTCAGGCTTTGCCCGAAACGAAGGGGGAATCCCGTTCAGGTGACGACAAGAAGCTGTTTCCAAAGATTGCTCCCCTGTTCTCTAAGTCCAAGGGCCCTAAGAAAGCTCCTGCAGATGAGCCCGAAACCTTTCGACTCCAGAACGCCGACGCCTCGCCGAAAATGGATCAGATTTCCCGTGAAGCGTTTGCTGCCAGTACGCGGATTCGGGTCCTGGACGGGTCGCACATCCACTACGGCTCAGGGACGGTGATCGAAAGCAAGCCCGGCCGGGCGATCATTCTTAGCTGCGGTCACATTCTGCGGAACCTGGGAAAGAAGGCGGTCATCGAAGTTGACCTGTTCCCCGAGCCCAACACCAAGCCGCAGGTCGCCGTGGCAGAAATCATTGATTATGACCTCGACGCGGATGTCGGTCTGCTGTCGATTCCCTGCGACAATCGTCTGCCCGTGGTCAAACTCGGTTTTGGGCCCGGTGTTCCCCAGGTCGAAGACCGTGTCTTCAGCATCGGCTGTGGCGGTGGAAAGCTTCCTTCGCTGGAAGAGCACGTGGTGACCGGGATCAATAGTGTGGTGGGTCCTGACAACATCGAATGCACCGGGATACCAGAACAGGGTCGCTCGGGGGGAGGCTTGTTTCTGGGGCGCGAGCAAGTCGGAATCTGTATCTTCGCTGATGCGAATTACAAACGAGGCATCTATGCCGGGATGAAGCCGGTTGCCCAGATGCTGGCAAAGGCGAAGCTGGGGCATCTGGTACCGAAAGGCATGGTCAAAGAGGCAGAGGCACAGGAAGAGATCGCTGCCGTCGCTCCGGAAGACGAAGAGCCGCTCCTGGGAAGTCCTGAGGAGATTGAGCCGGAAGGGGCCGAGCACGAGGGGGATATTGCCGGCGAGATGCTCGCCGAGGCACTGCGCGATTCTGCTCCCGGTTCCTCGTTACCGGGCGCAGCGGGTGACTATGTCGATGCCGAAATCGTATGCATCATTCGTCCCAAGCAGCCTGGAGTCGCCAGTCGGGTCGTCATCGTCAATCAGGCCAGCACCCGCTTCGTTGACGACCTGCTGCACGAATCGACCAGCAACCCCCGTCCGACGGCTGTTGCCGCCAGCAACAAGTCGAAGACCAAGGCCCCCATTCGAAGGACAAACGCTGTCGCTTCGAATACGGCATCGCAGCGTGCGACGACGCGAAAAGGGCCTGTCGCCACAGCAGACATGTCGCGGCCTCAGCGGAATTTTGAAACCTCATTCGAGGCTCGCAGAGGAAGCCGCAACTAAAGGTCGATCGCTGTACAACTCGAGACAACCTAACTCGAGACCGCACACCGACCCGCCATGGGTCTCGTAACGGATGTCTTGGATGAGTTGGCGGTGACTCGTCAGACGGTTGAGACCGTCTCTTCCGCAGCATGTCGTTTTGAACGGCAAGTGATGACACTTCCCACGAATGTCAGGGTGGAGTGAGCGACGCTTCACACATCCGTGCAGTGAAACAAAACGAAACTCGCGTTCATGACGGACCTGGTTCACGACCGTTGAGCGCGGAGAGGAATGGTTCGAACCGACTTTGGTCACGGACCCCGCGTATGCGGCATCGCCACTGGCAAGGTGTGGCCGCGCAA is from Schlesneria sp. DSM 10557 and encodes:
- a CDS encoding PSD1 and planctomycete cytochrome C domain-containing protein; protein product: MSRNALCVVTVSATGVDVKHDLYGASPRRRSHRPEHSAGMARSARSRSLTTFVCAATLSTLVLVSVSSVSGGDRKIEFNRDIRPILSNNCYLCHGPDKNQLQAGLRLDKPETAVAKLESGNTGIVPGDVSASAIIERITTSDPNLKMPPAESGKSVSESEIETLKAWIRQGAEYQGHWSFITPVRPEPPATRFSNHVRNEIDQFILSRLEAEGLEPSPEADKVTLIRRATIDLTGLPPTPAEVDAFLADESSQAYERLIDRLLMSPRYGEHQGRIWLDAARYGDTHGLHLDNERSMWPYREYVINAFNQNMPFNRFTVEQLAGDLIPDATVDQKVASGFNRCNVTTGEGGSIDEEVLVRYAVDRTEALSTVFLGLTLQCAVCHTHKFDPISQKEFYSLYSYFYSMADAAMDGNALLPPPILKLPSTEHTTRQQDLLNELAALQQSSATALAAATAAYVDPLAGKDLPADALSVLRLETVWVDDELPPGAQPAGDSPWRLITKGEGPVFSGEKASSRTATGLSQHFFTGANPPLKIGEGDTLFAYVYLDPANPPRAIMLQFNDGSWEHRTNWGDEDAIGFGAKNTPAKRIAGPLPKTGEWVRLEVNAADVGLPAGANLNGWAFTQFGGTCYWDKAGIVSRAAPAATDFQSQIAWEQAQQPTPSTTYPAPIQEILKLASAARTPEQQQQLRDYFLQHVNVDTRDTFAKLRTSIAENEKQRADLDAAIPATMVSADLPQPREAFILIRGAYDKKGERVERGVPAVLPPLPEGVPNNRLGLAQWLVAPEHPLTSRVVVNRYWQQFFGTGIVKTAEDFGAQGTWPSHPELLDWLATEFIRTGWDVKRMHKLMLMSGTYRQSAKVSSELLSRDPENVLLARGPRFRFDAEVIRDSILFASGLLVERAGGKSVKPYQPEGIWEAVAFVGSNTREFKPDAGESLYRRSLYTFWKRTAPPPSMSTFDAPSRENCTVRRPRTNTPLQALALMNDKQYVDAARKLAERMLREGGETPEDRLVYGFRWVTARRPSARELEVLKGTLDKQRAQFQADTKAAEQLLAYGDSPRDPHLETAEYAAWTMLANLLINLDETITK
- a CDS encoding DUF1501 domain-containing protein; amino-acid sequence: MDPLLEYKLAMTRRHFFSRSATGLGAAALASCINPSIFASDVASEGGRETFGVMPAMHHAPKAKRVIWLFMADGPSQLDLWDYKPKLGEYFDKDLPESVRNGQRITTMTSGQTRFPVAPSMFKFSQHGQSGAWISELLPEMATVADDISIIKSMNTDAINHDPAITFMTTGSEISGRPSLGAWLSYGIGSPNQDLPSFVVLISRLASGGMNQALFSRMWASGFLPTKHAGVSMRSSGDPVLYLSNPPGVSGGIRRQMLDGLGELNQERLAEVGDPEIAARIAQYEMAYRMQTSVPELADISKEPKHVLEMYGPEVTQPGSFAYNCLLARRLAERGVRFTQVFLRGWDHHGSLPGQIRQLTKVADQPCAALIKDLKQRGMLEDTLLVWGGEFGRTVYSQGTLTKDNYGRDHHPRNFTMWMAGGGVKGGLVHGETDDFSYNITEKPVHVHDLNATILHLLGINHEKLTYRAQGRDFRLTDVHGKIVTDILA
- a CDS encoding thioredoxin family protein codes for the protein MQHRVSLRGRATASLWTMLVATLLVVVACSWITATSISAQAADPNNILLDFSAKWCGPCQQMSPIVSKLERQGYSIRQVDIDVEKGLAEKYHIESIPCFVLIANGREISRINGMTDEKKLKSMLMMLPKQNGDDAMASLPPSRKGQALPETKGESRSGDDKKLFPKIAPLFSKSKGPKKAPADEPETFRLQNADASPKMDQISREAFAASTRIRVLDGSHIHYGSGTVIESKPGRAIILSCGHILRNLGKKAVIEVDLFPEPNTKPQVAVAEIIDYDLDADVGLLSIPCDNRLPVVKLGFGPGVPQVEDRVFSIGCGGGKLPSLEEHVVTGINSVVGPDNIECTGIPEQGRSGGGLFLGREQVGICIFADANYKRGIYAGMKPVAQMLAKAKLGHLVPKGMVKEAEAQEEIAAVAPEDEEPLLGSPEEIEPEGAEHEGDIAGEMLAEALRDSAPGSSLPGAAGDYVDAEIVCIIRPKQPGVASRVVIVNQASTRFVDDLLHESTSNPRPTAVAASNKSKTKAPIRRTNAVASNTASQRATTRKGPVATADMSRPQRNFETSFEARRGSRN